In Paraburkholderia bryophila, a single genomic region encodes these proteins:
- a CDS encoding asparaginase, whose product MTLRESAPVAATVYRGDVIENTHLAHIAVVDASGRLLHSFGDPSRVTLVRSAAKPAQALALIETGALERFGFDEADLALMCGSHSSEARHIERTQRMLAKVEASEADLRCGGHTPLSDAVYIDWLKRDFKPGAVCSNCSGKHVGMLAGARSIGESMSGYERPEHPLQVRVKRTVAEVCDLPEGEVRWATDGCTLPTPAFALDRLARLFAKLAAARDEVDGALAVEPRTAALARIYRAMTAYPELVGGEGRFCTTLMEAFDGALVGKVGADGSYAIGVRASEQTRKWGARGAVGIAVKIEDGGIGILYAVVAELLAQMDVGTPAQRAKLARFHAPEMLNTTGVRTGRLSYSAGLGLGV is encoded by the coding sequence ATGACATTGCGGGAATCGGCGCCGGTTGCGGCGACTGTCTATCGTGGCGATGTGATTGAGAACACGCATCTGGCGCATATCGCGGTGGTGGATGCGAGTGGCCGGCTGCTGCATTCGTTCGGCGATCCCTCGCGTGTCACGCTGGTGCGTTCCGCGGCGAAGCCGGCGCAAGCGCTGGCGCTGATCGAGACGGGGGCGCTTGAGCGGTTTGGTTTCGACGAGGCGGATCTGGCGTTGATGTGTGGGTCGCATAGTAGCGAGGCGCGTCATATCGAGCGGACGCAACGGATGCTGGCGAAGGTCGAGGCGAGCGAAGCGGACTTGCGCTGCGGCGGGCATACGCCTTTGTCGGATGCGGTGTACATCGACTGGTTGAAGCGTGATTTCAAGCCTGGGGCGGTGTGTAGCAATTGTTCGGGCAAACATGTCGGCATGCTGGCGGGCGCGCGTTCGATTGGCGAATCGATGAGTGGGTATGAGCGGCCTGAGCATCCGTTGCAGGTGCGGGTGAAGCGCACGGTCGCGGAGGTTTGTGATTTGCCGGAAGGCGAGGTGCGATGGGCGACGGATGGCTGCACTTTGCCGACGCCGGCGTTTGCGTTGGACCGTCTTGCCCGCCTGTTCGCGAAGTTGGCTGCGGCGCGGGATGAGGTCGATGGAGCGTTGGCGGTTGAGCCGCGGACGGCGGCGCTGGCGCGTATTTATCGGGCGATGACCGCGTATCCGGAGTTGGTCGGCGGAGAGGGACGATTTTGCACGACGTTGATGGAGGCGTTTGACGGTGCGCTCGTCGGCAAGGTCGGTGCAGACGGGAGTTACGCAATTGGTGTACGTGCGTCGGAGCAGACGCGAAAATGGGGCGCACGGGGTGCAGTGGGAATCGCGGTAAAAATCGAAGACGGGGGGATTGGAATTTTGTATGCCGTCGTGGCCGAATTGCTGGCACAAATGGACGTCGGTACCCCGGCGCAACGCGCGAAACTAGCGCGCTTTCACGCGCCCGAAATGTTGAATACAACCGGCGTCCGGACTGGCCGATTGAGCTATTCGGCGGGGCTAGGGCTAGGAGTGTGA
- a CDS encoding LysR family transcriptional regulator: protein MTPTELFALLPDMAVFARVVDAGNFSVAARQLGSTPSTVSRQIKRLEDALATRLLERSTRTVRVTESGAQVARFCRDMVSAASGAVDAAGQLAGRPQGKVSLSAPTQFARSVIHPLMAGFLRAYAEVDLQLLFTDHDVDPLAEDVDLVIRLTEHPPESLAGRRLGTVRWLLVASPGYLHERGTPVTPRDLLKHACIYLGETANDNRWRFRRGTETQSVEVKGRYIANHAGARLEAAQQGFGIASVPEFAAADALLSGELVQVLPDWRLEARAYVGEVWLLYPPNRFLPPKVRALIDYLVEHIHDGV from the coding sequence ATGACGCCTACCGAACTTTTCGCCTTGCTGCCGGATATGGCGGTGTTCGCGCGGGTGGTCGATGCGGGCAATTTTTCGGTGGCGGCGCGGCAGTTGGGGAGCACGCCGTCGACGGTCAGCCGGCAGATCAAGCGGCTAGAGGACGCGCTGGCGACGCGTTTGCTCGAACGGTCGACGCGTACCGTGCGGGTCACGGAATCGGGCGCTCAGGTGGCGCGTTTTTGTCGCGACATGGTGAGCGCTGCATCGGGCGCGGTCGATGCGGCCGGGCAACTGGCCGGCAGACCGCAAGGGAAGGTGAGCTTGAGCGCGCCGACGCAGTTTGCCAGGAGTGTGATTCATCCGCTGATGGCGGGTTTCTTACGCGCTTATGCCGAGGTGGACTTGCAACTGTTGTTCACCGATCACGATGTCGACCCGCTCGCGGAGGATGTCGATCTGGTGATCCGCTTGACCGAGCATCCGCCGGAGAGTCTCGCGGGGCGCCGGTTGGGGACGGTGCGGTGGTTGCTGGTGGCGTCGCCGGGGTATTTGCACGAGCGTGGGACGCCGGTGACGCCGCGGGATCTGCTCAAGCATGCGTGCATCTACCTTGGCGAAACCGCCAATGACAACCGTTGGCGCTTTCGTCGTGGTACGGAGACGCAGAGCGTCGAGGTGAAGGGGCGCTACATTGCCAATCATGCAGGGGCGCGACTCGAAGCTGCGCAGCAGGGGTTCGGGATAGCTAGCGTGCCGGAGTTTGCCGCTGCGGATGCGCTGCTAAGTGGCGAACTGGTGCAGGTGTTGCCGGATTGGCGACTTGAGGCTCGCGCGTACGTGGGGGAGGTGTGGTTGTTGTATCCGCCGAATCGCTTTTTACCGCCGAAGGTGAGGGCGCTGATCGATTACCTGGTCGAGCACATTCATGATGGGGTTTAG
- a CDS encoding DMT family transporter, whose protein sequence is MSQHAQQAQQKKQERLLLISDLMLLAVAVVWGTSYGVVKSALVFYPVLGLLALRFGITFVILSPALRHLRAADARTLRGVSIAGLLLLGIFLCETFGILLTRAANAAFLISLCVVLTPLVEWMMLKRRPSRVEWMAVALSLLGAWLLAGDGALSLNPGDALILLAALLRALTVCVTKRVMRDSALPPLTVTAVQSGVVAFGSAAAALLFAPQQWRAVPSLAGHPAFWGYIAYLVLACTLFAFFAQNFAIKRSSPTRVSLLMGSEPAFGALFACLWLGERISVSAWVGGALIVAASVLATVRWTAWRVRTADA, encoded by the coding sequence ATGTCGCAACACGCCCAACAAGCCCAACAAAAGAAACAGGAACGCCTGCTCCTGATCTCCGATCTCATGCTGCTCGCCGTCGCGGTCGTTTGGGGCACCAGCTACGGCGTGGTCAAAAGCGCGCTGGTGTTCTACCCGGTGCTGGGTTTGCTCGCGCTGCGCTTCGGCATCACCTTCGTGATCCTTTCGCCGGCGCTGCGTCACCTGCGCGCAGCCGACGCCCGCACCCTGCGCGGCGTCTCGATCGCAGGCCTGCTACTGCTCGGCATCTTTCTCTGCGAAACCTTCGGCATTCTGCTGACGCGCGCCGCCAACGCCGCGTTTTTGATCAGCCTGTGCGTGGTGCTGACGCCGCTCGTCGAATGGATGATGCTCAAGCGTCGGCCGAGCCGCGTCGAATGGATGGCGGTGGCGCTGTCGCTGCTGGGCGCATGGCTGCTGGCCGGCGACGGCGCGCTCAGCCTCAATCCCGGCGACGCGCTGATTCTGCTGGCGGCCCTGCTGCGTGCGTTAACGGTCTGTGTGACGAAGCGGGTCATGCGCGATTCGGCGTTGCCGCCTTTGACGGTGACCGCCGTTCAATCGGGCGTGGTGGCGTTCGGCAGCGCGGCGGCGGCTTTGCTGTTCGCGCCGCAACAGTGGCGGGCGGTGCCTTCGCTGGCAGGGCATCCGGCGTTCTGGGGTTACATCGCCTATCTGGTGCTGGCGTGCACGCTGTTCGCGTTCTTCGCGCAGAACTTCGCGATCAAGCGCAGCAGTCCGACCCGCGTGTCGTTGCTGATGGGCAGCGAACCGGCCTTCGGCGCGCTGTTCGCCTGTCTGTGGCTGGGCGAACGGATTTCGGTGAGCGCGTGGGTCGGCGGTGCGCTGATCGTCGCGGCATCCGTTCTGGCAACGGTGCGCTGGACCGCATGGCGAGTGCGCACTGCGGACGCCTGA
- a CDS encoding metal-dependent hydrolase family protein — MSITVISGGNVLDLTQGALLEHHHVVIENGHIVEVTDRPVDLPNARVIDARGKTVMPGLIDCHVHVLASRANLGVNAAQPNILTAIRALPILKAMLGRGFTSVRDAGGADWGLTQALESGLIPGPRIFPSGKALSQTGGHGDFRPRGDTLEPCSCAFRAGAIARVVDGVDAVRLAVREEIQKGATQIKIMASGGVASPTDPIGNTQYSEDEIRAIVAEAQAANTYVMAHAYTGRAISRAIRCGVRTIEHGNLVDEAAANLMREHGAFVVPTLVTYDALAKHGADYGLPADSLAKIETVRQAGRDSLQIYAKAGVPMGFGSDLLGEMHTFQSDELRIRADVLGNLEALRSATTIAAEIVDLSGKLGAVKAGAIADLLVVDGDPLKDIGLLTGQGERIAYVLQRGEVVSERGAVASR; from the coding sequence ATGAGCATTACGGTAATCAGCGGCGGCAACGTACTCGATCTGACGCAGGGCGCGTTGCTCGAGCATCATCATGTCGTGATCGAAAACGGCCATATCGTCGAAGTCACCGATCGTCCGGTGGACCTGCCCAACGCACGCGTGATCGATGCGCGCGGCAAGACGGTGATGCCTGGGTTGATCGATTGTCACGTGCATGTGCTCGCTTCGCGGGCGAACCTCGGTGTGAACGCCGCGCAGCCGAATATCCTCACCGCGATTCGCGCACTGCCGATTCTGAAGGCGATGCTCGGTCGCGGTTTTACGAGTGTGCGCGATGCGGGCGGCGCGGATTGGGGTTTGACTCAGGCGCTGGAAAGCGGCCTGATTCCCGGGCCGCGCATTTTCCCGTCGGGCAAGGCGCTGTCGCAGACCGGCGGTCACGGCGATTTCCGGCCGCGTGGCGACACGCTCGAACCGTGTTCGTGCGCGTTCCGTGCGGGGGCGATCGCGCGCGTGGTCGACGGTGTGGATGCCGTGCGGCTCGCCGTGCGTGAGGAGATCCAGAAGGGTGCGACGCAGATCAAGATCATGGCGTCCGGTGGCGTCGCGTCGCCGACCGACCCGATCGGCAACACGCAGTATTCCGAGGATGAGATCCGCGCGATCGTCGCCGAAGCGCAAGCGGCCAACACCTACGTGATGGCGCACGCTTACACCGGCCGGGCGATTTCGCGCGCGATCCGCTGCGGCGTGCGCACGATCGAACACGGCAATCTCGTCGACGAGGCCGCCGCGAATCTGATGCGTGAGCATGGCGCGTTCGTCGTGCCGACGCTGGTCACTTACGATGCGCTTGCCAAACACGGTGCGGATTACGGCTTGCCGGCCGATTCGCTCGCGAAGATCGAAACCGTGCGGCAAGCGGGCCGCGACTCGTTGCAGATCTACGCGAAGGCCGGTGTGCCGATGGGTTTCGGCTCGGACCTGCTGGGCGAGATGCACACGTTCCAGAGCGACGAGTTGCGGATTCGTGCGGACGTGCTCGGCAATCTGGAGGCGTTGCGTTCGGCGACTACGATTGCGGCGGAGATCGTCGATCTGAGCGGCAAGCTGGGTGCAGTGAAGGCTGGTGCGATTGCCGATCTGCTGGTGGTGGACGGCGACCCGCTCAAGGATATCGGCCTGCTGACCGGGCAGGGCGAGCGGATCGCGTATGTGTTGCAGCGTGGCGAGGTGGTCAGCGAACGGGGTGCCGTTGCGTCGCGTTGA
- a CDS encoding MFS transporter — translation MQGTLVSNATMSVDTLARQRRRAIVATVLGNGLEWFDFTVYSFFAVIIAKLFFPTGNELSSLLLAVATFGVGFFMRPVGGIVLGVYADKVGRKAALSLTILLMALGTALIGLAPTYDQIGLWAPVLIVVARLLQGFSAGGEMGSATAFLTEYAPVEKRAFYSSWIQSSIGFAVLLGAAVGTFVTASLSADALHSWGWRMPFLIGILIGPVGYFIRSRMDETPAFSAVADEAKNDSPLAEVLQRFPRETFASFSMVILWTVCTYVLLFYMPTYSVRTLHLPQSTGFSAGMFGGFMIMCFAPVVGKLADRFGRRRFLSGAAAAILLLAWPMFAYINRAPGLASLMVFQGVFGLLIAMYTGPILAAFSELFPTKVLSTGLSVAYNFAVTIFGGFAPFFITWLIASTGSNMAPAIYVMIAAAISLTGTFFVRESRHLDT, via the coding sequence ATGCAAGGAACGCTTGTATCCAACGCCACGATGTCCGTCGATACGCTCGCGCGGCAACGGCGCCGCGCCATTGTCGCCACCGTGCTCGGCAACGGGCTCGAATGGTTCGACTTCACCGTCTACAGTTTCTTTGCGGTCATCATTGCCAAGCTGTTCTTTCCGACCGGTAATGAGCTGAGTTCGCTGCTGCTCGCCGTGGCCACCTTCGGCGTGGGATTTTTCATGCGTCCGGTGGGCGGTATTGTGCTGGGCGTGTACGCCGATAAAGTCGGACGAAAGGCGGCGCTGTCGCTGACCATTCTGCTGATGGCGCTCGGCACCGCGCTGATCGGCCTCGCGCCGACTTACGACCAGATCGGTCTGTGGGCGCCGGTGCTGATCGTCGTCGCGCGCTTGTTGCAAGGCTTTTCGGCCGGTGGCGAGATGGGCAGCGCCACCGCGTTTCTCACCGAATACGCGCCGGTGGAAAAGCGCGCGTTCTATTCGAGCTGGATTCAATCGAGCATCGGCTTTGCAGTGTTGCTGGGCGCGGCGGTCGGCACGTTCGTGACCGCGAGCCTGAGCGCCGACGCGCTGCATTCGTGGGGCTGGAGAATGCCGTTCCTGATCGGCATTCTGATCGGGCCGGTCGGCTATTTCATTCGCAGCCGCATGGATGAAACACCCGCCTTCAGCGCCGTCGCCGACGAAGCCAAAAACGATTCGCCGCTCGCCGAAGTGCTGCAACGTTTTCCGCGCGAGACCTTCGCGAGTTTTTCGATGGTGATTCTGTGGACCGTTTGCACCTACGTGCTGCTGTTCTATATGCCGACGTATTCGGTGCGCACCTTGCACCTGCCGCAATCCACCGGTTTTTCGGCGGGCATGTTCGGCGGTTTCATGATCATGTGTTTCGCGCCGGTGGTCGGCAAACTGGCGGACCGCTTCGGCCGCCGCCGCTTCCTGTCCGGCGCCGCCGCCGCGATTTTGCTACTGGCGTGGCCGATGTTCGCCTATATCAATCGCGCGCCGGGACTGGCTTCGCTGATGGTGTTTCAGGGCGTGTTCGGTCTGCTGATCGCGATGTACACGGGGCCGATCCTGGCTGCGTTTTCCGAGCTGTTTCCGACCAAGGTGCTGTCTACCGGGCTCTCCGTTGCCTATAACTTCGCGGTGACGATTTTCGGCGGTTTCGCGCCGTTCTTCATTACGTGGCTGATCGCGTCGACCGGCAGCAATATGGCGCCCGCGATCTACGTGATGATTGCCGCGGCCATCAGCCTCACCGGTACGTTCTTCGTGCGCGAGTCGCGTCACCTCGACACCTGA
- a CDS encoding LysR substrate-binding domain-containing protein yields MRIAPLPPLQCLVAFESAVRHASFTKAAAELHLTQSAISRQIAQLEDFLGRSLFVREHRALRLTIAGEGYAKQVQWLLASCSEATLDVMKHYGDQELTIACSSGVAVLWLTPRLGAFRAAHPNVKIRMIVRDGLASLSPAEFDVGLYYIRQRAEPHFTARRLFDEEVYPVCSPGYLAGRVLDPAALAHETLLVQEDGQRQWMSWSEWFGFNGVQLPAVPRSVVVNHYPQLVQMAILGQGVVLGWRNMIDACLNEGLLVRATHASASHGGGYYVVSPNDRSQNQAARTFTRWLFEQAEEQRGGVLT; encoded by the coding sequence ATGCGCATCGCTCCCTTGCCCCCGCTGCAGTGCCTCGTCGCATTCGAATCGGCCGTGCGGCATGCCAGTTTCACCAAGGCCGCCGCCGAACTGCATTTGACGCAGAGCGCGATCAGCCGGCAGATCGCTCAACTGGAAGACTTTCTCGGCCGCTCGCTGTTCGTGCGAGAGCACCGCGCGTTACGTCTGACGATCGCCGGTGAAGGCTACGCGAAGCAGGTGCAGTGGCTGCTCGCCAGTTGCTCCGAAGCGACCCTCGACGTGATGAAGCATTACGGCGATCAGGAACTGACGATTGCGTGTTCATCCGGCGTCGCCGTGTTGTGGCTCACGCCGCGGCTCGGCGCGTTTCGTGCCGCGCATCCGAACGTCAAGATCAGAATGATCGTGCGCGACGGACTCGCGTCGCTGTCGCCCGCGGAATTCGACGTGGGTCTGTACTACATACGCCAGCGTGCCGAACCGCATTTCACCGCGCGTCGACTGTTTGACGAAGAGGTGTACCCGGTGTGTTCGCCCGGCTATCTTGCCGGCCGCGTGCTGGACCCGGCAGCGCTCGCGCACGAAACCCTGCTGGTGCAGGAAGACGGTCAGCGGCAATGGATGTCGTGGTCCGAATGGTTCGGCTTCAACGGCGTGCAGTTACCGGCCGTGCCGCGGTCGGTCGTCGTCAATCATTATCCGCAACTCGTGCAGATGGCGATTCTCGGCCAGGGCGTCGTGCTCGGCTGGCGCAATATGATCGACGCGTGTCTGAACGAAGGCCTGCTGGTGCGCGCCACGCACGCTTCGGCGAGCCATGGCGGCGGCTATTACGTGGTGTCGCCGAACGACCGCTCGCAGAACCAGGCGGCGCGCACGTTCACACGCTGGTTGTTCGAGCAGGCCGAAGAACAACGCGGCGGCGTGCTGACCTGA
- a CDS encoding MFS transporter, producing MPPAPADPSPVSLPKHPAFQRFWCTRILSSLSFQMLAVAMGWHIYALTHSAFALGLVGLAQFLPMFVLTLVVGQVADRYDRRRIAAICQGLEGVAALLFACGTFGGWISAPVIYVLAACVGAARAFESPAVASLLPAVVPRGQLPKATAWATSANQTAQIAGPALGGLLYGIGPGAAYLACMLSFAAAATAVWGIPLQARPANRAPVTLESVFSGIAFIRKQPVILGALSLDLFAVLFGGATALLPVFARDILHTGPLGLGLLRSGTAIGALAGTVWLAHFPLRKRPGAAMFGGVIAFGAATVVFGLSHDFFVSLFALMVLGASDTISVVVRLSLVQLRTPEEMLGRVSAVNSLFIGTSNQLGEFESGVTAGWWGAQPAVLVGGIATIAVALLWMRFFPELKRTRTLEPEDGLAPSR from the coding sequence ATGCCTCCCGCGCCCGCCGACCCCTCACCCGTCAGTTTGCCGAAACACCCTGCGTTTCAACGTTTCTGGTGCACCCGCATTCTCTCCTCGCTGTCATTCCAGATGCTCGCCGTGGCAATGGGCTGGCATATCTACGCGCTCACCCATAGCGCGTTCGCATTGGGCCTCGTCGGCCTCGCACAGTTTCTGCCGATGTTCGTGCTGACGCTCGTGGTCGGCCAGGTCGCCGACCGTTACGACCGCCGCCGCATCGCCGCGATCTGCCAGGGACTCGAAGGCGTCGCGGCGCTGCTGTTCGCTTGCGGCACCTTCGGCGGCTGGATCAGCGCGCCGGTCATCTACGTGCTGGCGGCCTGCGTCGGCGCGGCGCGCGCGTTCGAATCGCCCGCGGTCGCGTCGCTGTTGCCTGCCGTCGTGCCGCGCGGCCAGTTGCCGAAAGCGACGGCGTGGGCCACGTCCGCGAATCAGACCGCGCAGATCGCCGGTCCCGCGTTGGGTGGTTTGCTGTACGGCATCGGTCCCGGCGCGGCCTATCTTGCGTGCATGCTGTCGTTCGCCGCGGCGGCTACCGCCGTGTGGGGGATTCCGCTCCAGGCCCGGCCCGCCAATCGCGCACCGGTCACGCTCGAATCGGTGTTCTCGGGCATCGCGTTCATTCGCAAGCAGCCGGTGATTCTCGGCGCGCTGTCGCTCGATCTGTTCGCTGTGCTGTTCGGCGGCGCGACCGCCTTGTTGCCGGTGTTCGCGCGCGACATCCTGCATACCGGTCCACTCGGTCTCGGTCTGTTGCGCTCCGGCACCGCGATCGGCGCGCTCGCCGGCACCGTGTGGCTCGCGCATTTTCCGTTACGCAAGCGGCCCGGCGCGGCGATGTTCGGCGGCGTGATCGCGTTCGGCGCGGCCACGGTGGTGTTCGGGCTGTCGCATGATTTCTTCGTGTCGCTGTTCGCGCTGATGGTGCTGGGCGCGTCCGATACGATCAGCGTGGTGGTGCGTCTGTCGCTCGTGCAATTGCGTACACCGGAGGAGATGCTCGGACGTGTGAGCGCGGTCAATTCGCTGTTCATCGGTACGTCGAATCAGCTCGGTGAATTCGAATCAGGGGTGACGGCCGGATGGTGGGGCGCGCAACCCGCCGTACTAGTGGGCGGCATCGCGACGATTGCGGTCGCGTTGCTGTGGATGCGCTTCTTCCCGGAACTCAAGCGCACCCGTACGCTGGAACCGGAAGACGGGCTCGCGCCGAGCCGTTGA
- a CDS encoding P1 family peptidase, protein MRTRELGIRIGRGTPGRFNAITDVAGVRVGHHTLNVVAGDASVHTGVTIIEPRAGSARLQPCFAGCHVLNGNGDATGLEWIREAGLLTTPIAYTNTHSVGVVRDALIAAERDAVASDVYWCMPVVLETFDGLLNDIWGQHVTADHVQRARAEARSGDVGEGNVGGGTGMICHEFKGGIGTASRVLKTGEGGWTVGALVQANYGRRDALRVAGYPVGEVLEQVHSPFRETADGRTGEAGMGSIVVTIATDAPLLPHQCTRLAQRGSVGIARMGGGTEDPSGDIFLAFSVGNSGLPVANYGRVGAPTTAVEMVNNDHMSALFSAAAEAVEEAIVNALLAAKDLTARGARAEAIGAERLLAALREVGWRPDSESRRA, encoded by the coding sequence ATGCGTACGAGAGAACTCGGCATCCGTATCGGACGTGGCACACCAGGGCGTTTCAATGCGATTACCGACGTCGCCGGCGTCCGGGTCGGGCATCACACGTTGAACGTCGTAGCGGGGGACGCGTCGGTGCATACCGGCGTGACGATCATCGAGCCGCGCGCCGGCAGCGCGCGGTTGCAGCCGTGCTTCGCGGGTTGTCACGTGCTGAACGGCAATGGCGACGCAACCGGCCTTGAATGGATCCGCGAAGCCGGTCTGCTGACCACGCCGATCGCGTACACCAATACACACAGCGTGGGCGTGGTGCGCGACGCGCTGATCGCCGCCGAGCGCGATGCGGTGGCGAGCGACGTCTACTGGTGCATGCCGGTCGTGCTCGAAACCTTCGACGGGTTGCTCAACGACATCTGGGGGCAGCACGTCACTGCGGATCACGTGCAGCGGGCGCGTGCCGAAGCGCGGTCCGGCGACGTGGGGGAAGGCAACGTCGGCGGCGGCACGGGAATGATCTGCCACGAGTTCAAAGGCGGGATCGGCACGGCGTCGCGGGTGTTGAAAACGGGCGAGGGCGGCTGGACCGTCGGTGCTCTGGTGCAGGCGAACTATGGACGGCGCGACGCGCTGCGCGTCGCCGGTTATCCGGTGGGCGAAGTGCTGGAACAGGTGCATTCACCGTTTCGCGAGACCGCGGACGGGCGCACCGGCGAAGCGGGCATGGGCTCGATCGTCGTGACCATCGCCACGGACGCGCCGTTGTTGCCGCATCAATGCACGCGGCTCGCGCAGCGCGGCAGTGTCGGTATTGCGCGGATGGGCGGCGGCACGGAAGACCCGAGCGGGGATATCTTCCTCGCGTTTTCCGTGGGCAACTCGGGCTTGCCGGTCGCGAACTATGGACGCGTCGGCGCGCCGACCACCGCCGTCGAGATGGTCAATAACGATCACATGTCGGCGCTGTTCTCGGCCGCGGCCGAGGCGGTCGAAGAGGCGATCGTCAACGCGCTGCTGGCCGCAAAAGATCTGACCGCACGCGGCGCTCGAGCGGAAGCGATCGGCGCGGAGCGCCTGCTCGCCGCGCTTCGCGAAGTGGGATGGCGGCCCGATAGCGAAAGCCGTCGAGCCTGA
- a CDS encoding APC family permease, protein MAITETSGAAQAVSVELGTSHSLKQSLSVRDVVMITVSGVTPASSIFVIAPFAIQQAGSGAVLSFLLGGVLALAFALCYAELSAAHRSAGGEYVMAKRVFGALPGYLTFIAVLAVSVFIPAVLASGAAPYLNNALGTSFGNQSVALAIVVLSYVLGILNIKTNAWITGAFLTVEVLVLLLIAYLGFSEPHRAFSALVHPELASKGTLISATAAAIIPAVGTAIFCYNGFGAAVFLAEDLEGGNRNVAKAVMFSLLVILLVELVPLTAIVLGAPSLIDMSKSADPIGYVVRELSNPTVMRVVSAGIFLSVFNAIIAIVIQVGRLLYSSGRHALWVRSCNRAFTHIHPRFDSPWLATLTLAIPSTLLLFVSSLDDLTAFTVDLLLVIYMVIALAALASRIVRRDVEHHYRMPLWPLPPLVALGGAGYVLYTTMQSAAKPTDLYIIGGLLVLALAMYAAWARHSVTFREL, encoded by the coding sequence ATGGCGATCACCGAAACATCGGGCGCGGCGCAAGCCGTCTCTGTCGAGCTGGGCACGTCGCACTCGCTGAAGCAGTCGCTCAGCGTGCGCGACGTGGTGATGATTACCGTATCGGGCGTGACGCCCGCCAGTTCGATCTTCGTGATCGCGCCGTTCGCGATCCAGCAGGCCGGCAGCGGGGCGGTGCTGTCGTTCCTGCTGGGCGGCGTGCTCGCGCTGGCCTTCGCGCTGTGTTACGCGGAATTGAGCGCGGCGCACCGCAGCGCGGGCGGCGAGTATGTGATGGCCAAGCGGGTGTTCGGCGCGTTGCCGGGCTATCTGACCTTCATTGCAGTGCTGGCGGTCAGCGTGTTCATTCCGGCGGTGCTGGCGAGCGGCGCGGCGCCTTACCTGAACAACGCGCTCGGCACGAGTTTCGGCAATCAGTCGGTGGCGCTGGCGATCGTGGTGCTGAGTTACGTGCTCGGTATTCTGAACATCAAGACCAACGCGTGGATTACCGGCGCGTTTCTGACGGTCGAAGTCCTGGTGTTATTACTGATTGCCTACCTCGGTTTCTCCGAGCCGCATCGCGCGTTCAGTGCGTTGGTTCATCCGGAACTGGCGAGCAAGGGCACGCTGATTTCGGCGACCGCCGCAGCGATCATTCCGGCCGTAGGCACGGCGATTTTTTGCTACAACGGCTTCGGCGCCGCGGTGTTTCTCGCGGAAGACCTCGAAGGCGGCAATCGTAACGTGGCGAAGGCGGTGATGTTTTCGCTGCTGGTGATCCTGCTCGTCGAACTCGTGCCGTTGACGGCGATTGTGCTCGGCGCGCCGTCGCTGATCGATATGTCGAAGAGCGCCGATCCGATCGGCTACGTAGTGCGCGAACTGAGCAACCCGACGGTGATGCGCGTGGTGAGCGCGGGGATTTTCCTGTCGGTGTTCAACGCGATCATCGCGATCGTGATTCAGGTGGGACGTCTGCTCTATAGCAGCGGACGGCACGCGTTGTGGGTGCGTAGCTGCAATCGCGCGTTCACGCATATTCATCCGCGTTTCGACTCGCCGTGGCTCGCCACGTTGACGCTCGCGATTCCGTCGACGCTGCTGCTGTTCGTCTCCAGCCTCGACGACCTCACGGCGTTCACGGTCGATCTGCTGCTGGTGATCTACATGGTGATCGCGCTGGCGGCGCTCGCGAGCCGTATCGTGCGGCGCGACGTCGAGCATCATTACCGCATGCCGTTGTGGCCGCTGCCGCCGCTGGTGGCACTCGGCGGCGCGGGCTACGTGTTGTACACGACGATGCAGAGCGCGGCCAAGCCGACGGATCTGTACATCATCGGCGGATTGTTGGTGTTGGCGCTCGCGATGTACGCGGCGTGGGCACGTCATAGCGTGACGTTTCGCGAACTTTGA